The stretch of DNA caccccaatctcttcagaCACAGAGAGAAACCGTCTCTCATCAACAAATCTTAGCCTTATATCTTCCTCCATATACATCTCCCGTGACCACTGTACCTAAAACCcctctttctctttctttctaTATTTATACATATGCCAACCCTAAAACCCTTCTGAATTCCTTTATACCCTCATTTCCATTCTTAGATATTTCTCTACCAAAAGTCCCATTTTTCAAAGTGCTTTCTTGAATTCAGTGCTTCATCTTCTTCCTTAGCTCAATTCTTGGCCAAAGGGCAAATCCAAGCAAATTCTCTCTTTCTTGAGTTTTGACTTGATGATAGAGTGGTTTGTTTATCCATTGTCCATTTGTTTTGTTTGGTGAGTTGAAGCCAAATTTCTTTTTTAAATGTTAGAGTGAACTAGTGCTGCAAAAAGAAAATGCTTTAGAAAGTTTGGTTTATAGTGAAAAAGAGTGTACTTTTTAGGGTTTAAGAGTCTGTTATTGTACTATTTTGGTTTATGTCCTTACAAAAACATAGTACTTCTTTGGAAAACTTCACCAAAACCAATACAATTCTTGCCAATTGGTACTTTTTCTCTAGCTTCTTCTTTGTTCTTTCCCAATTTGGAAGTTCAGTTCTGATTTGCAGGCCTAAGAATTCACCTGATTTTTGAGAATTAAGTCTGAATTGCTTAATGGGGTTTTCAAGAATTCATCATTGAATTCCAAGATTTCAATTCTTGAATTTCTTCTCTGTTTTTCCCCTGTTTCTCTTTTAGCACAATGTCTTCTTGGTTAACGGGTGGTGGAAGGGCAGCTTATAAATTGGATTTAGATATTATAAAATCTCCATCTAATTCATGGACTTCACAATCATCTTCACCTTCTTCAACTCTTTCAGAATCTAGCAATTCTCCTATTGCTGTTTCCACTAGAAAACCTCGAACCCCTCGAAAAAGGCCTAATCAAACTTACAATGAAGCTGCAGCCCTTCTATCCACAGCCTATCCCAAAATATTCAACACAAAACACCTCACTAAGCCTTGGAAATTCCCAAAGCCACACTATCCCTTCTTATATGAATCCTCAGACTTAGTTGTGCCTTATAAAATGGTCGAAAATTCGGGGTATTTAATCCATCCACCATtgctagaaaaacccaattgCCCAATTGAGCAAAGGTCAGTGAGTTGTTGTGACAAACCATGCCAAAGTCCAGGGGAAATTGACTCCAAAGGGAGTAGTTTTTTAGAGGTTTGTGATGAATTTGAAGAAGATTTTGATGAAGAGTCCATTTTGGATGAGGAAATTGAAGAGGGTGTGATTGATAATATTATGGGGAAGCTAAATGTGGAGAAAGAACCATTGAATGAGTCCAATTTTAGTCATAGTTTTGGTAGTACTTGTTATGGTTTTCCAATAGGACTAGGATTTGAAAATGGATACCTCCAATATGATTTTGGCATGAGAAGTGGAGTGCGACCATTGAGAAATGTGGATGACGGGGATTGGTGGAAGTATCCTAGTGTAAATGTCATCGACATTACTCCAAAATTTAGCAAACCGCCgatacaaaaaaagaagaagaaaagctcgaaaccatcatcaaca from Nicotiana tomentosiformis chromosome 11, ASM39032v3, whole genome shotgun sequence encodes:
- the LOC104090569 gene encoding protein CHLOROPLAST IMPORT APPARATUS 2-like — encoded protein: MSSWLTGGGRAAYKLDLDIIKSPSNSWTSQSSSPSSTLSESSNSPIAVSTRKPRTPRKRPNQTYNEAAALLSTAYPKIFNTKHLTKPWKFPKPHYPFLYESSDLVVPYKMVENSGYLIHPPLLEKPNCPIEQRSVSCCDKPCQSPGEIDSKGSSFLEVCDEFEEDFDEESILDEEIEEGVIDNIMGKLNVEKEPLNESNFSHSFGSTCYGFPIGLGFENGYLQYDFGMRSGVRPLRNVDDGDWWKYPSVNVIDITPKFSKPPIQKKKKKSSKPSSTKDNSSPKRTNKDNSSQSTKEEVKVPKPKSELLLKLNYDNVLNAWYDKESPFSDEMPGSEAAGNDVRARLAQIDLFSENGGVREAGVLRYKEKRRTRLIFKKNFTNLENPIDNA